One Sphaeramia orbicularis chromosome 21, fSphaOr1.1, whole genome shotgun sequence DNA window includes the following coding sequences:
- the hao2 gene encoding 2-Hydroxyacid oxidase 2 isoform X1 → MSICYREGGRCAEMAMVCLTDFEQYAKEHLSKATWDYYAAGADECCTRDDNLLAYKRIRLRPRILRDVSVSDTRTTVQGTEISFPVGIAPTAFHCLAWHEGEVATARATEALNTCYITSTYSTCSVEEIVAAAPNGYRWFQLYVYRDRKLSEQIVHRVEALGYKALVLTVDVPYTGKRRDDIRNQFKLPPHLKVKNFDGVFQQETGGPEEYGIPANTLDPSISWKDVYWLQSITRLPIIIKGILTKEDAELAVEHGVQGIIVSNHGGRQLDGGPASIDALSEIVDTVQGRIEVYVDGGIRTGSDVLKALALGAKCVFIGRPAVWGLAYKGEEGVREVLQILNDEFRLSMALSGCRNVAEINRNLIQFSKL, encoded by the exons ATGAGCATTTGTTACAG AGAGGGAGGTCGTTGTGCAGAGATGGCTATGGTATGCCTGACAGATTTTGAGCAGTATGCTAAGGAGCATCTGTCAAAGGCCACCTGGGATTATTATGCGGCTGGAGCTGATGAATGCTGCACCAGGGATGATAATCTACTGGCTTACAAAAG AATCAGGCTAAGGCCACGGATCCTCAGGGATGTATCAGTGAGTGACACTCGGACCACAGTCCAGGGGACAGAAATCAGCTTCCCAGTTGGAATTGCACCGACTGCTTTTCACTGCCTGGCCTGGCATGAAGGAGAGGTGGCTACAGCCCGGG CCACCGAGGCTCTCAACACCTGCTACATCACCAGCACTTACTCCACCTGCTCAGTGGAGGAGATTGTAGCAGCAGCACCAAACGGATACCGCTGGTTCCAGTTGTATGTGTACCGGGACCGTAAGCTGTCAGAGCAGATTGTGCACCGTGTCGAGGCTCTCGGCTACAAGGCCCTGGTCCTCACAGTCGATGTGCCCTATACGGGAAAACGTCGCGACGACATCCGCAATCAGTTCAAGCTGCCACCACACCTCAAAGTCAAGAACTTTGATGGAGTGTTCCAG CAGGAGACTGGAGGCCCAGAGGAGTATGGGATCCCAGCCAACACCTTGGATCCCTCCATCAGTTGGAAGGACGTGTACTGGCTGCAGTCCATCACCCGCCTGCCTATTATCATCAAGGGTATCCTGACTAAAGAGGACGCTGAGCTGGCTGTAGAGCACGGCGTCCAGGGCATCATTGTATCAAACCACGGGGGTAGGCAGCTGGACGGAGGCCCGGCCTCG ATTGATGCGCTGTCAGAGATCGTGGACACAGTCCAGGGCAGGATCGAGGTCTACGTGGATGGAGGAATAAGGACAGGAAGTGATGTGCTGAAAGCGCTGGCGCTGGGAGCCAAGTGTGTGTTCATTGGCCGACCAGCAGTGTGGGGTCTTGCATACAAG GGTGAAGAAGGAGTGAGGGAAGTGCTACAAATCTTAAATGACGAGTTTCGTTTGTCCATGGCTTTATCGG GTTGCAGGAATGTGGCTGAAATCAACAGGAACCTCATTCAGTTCTCTAAACTCTAA
- the hao2 gene encoding 2-Hydroxyacid oxidase 2 isoform X2 → MAMVCLTDFEQYAKEHLSKATWDYYAAGADECCTRDDNLLAYKRIRLRPRILRDVSVSDTRTTVQGTEISFPVGIAPTAFHCLAWHEGEVATARATEALNTCYITSTYSTCSVEEIVAAAPNGYRWFQLYVYRDRKLSEQIVHRVEALGYKALVLTVDVPYTGKRRDDIRNQFKLPPHLKVKNFDGVFQQETGGPEEYGIPANTLDPSISWKDVYWLQSITRLPIIIKGILTKEDAELAVEHGVQGIIVSNHGGRQLDGGPASIDALSEIVDTVQGRIEVYVDGGIRTGSDVLKALALGAKCVFIGRPAVWGLAYKGEEGVREVLQILNDEFRLSMALSGCRNVAEINRNLIQFSKL, encoded by the exons ATGGCTATGGTATGCCTGACAGATTTTGAGCAGTATGCTAAGGAGCATCTGTCAAAGGCCACCTGGGATTATTATGCGGCTGGAGCTGATGAATGCTGCACCAGGGATGATAATCTACTGGCTTACAAAAG AATCAGGCTAAGGCCACGGATCCTCAGGGATGTATCAGTGAGTGACACTCGGACCACAGTCCAGGGGACAGAAATCAGCTTCCCAGTTGGAATTGCACCGACTGCTTTTCACTGCCTGGCCTGGCATGAAGGAGAGGTGGCTACAGCCCGGG CCACCGAGGCTCTCAACACCTGCTACATCACCAGCACTTACTCCACCTGCTCAGTGGAGGAGATTGTAGCAGCAGCACCAAACGGATACCGCTGGTTCCAGTTGTATGTGTACCGGGACCGTAAGCTGTCAGAGCAGATTGTGCACCGTGTCGAGGCTCTCGGCTACAAGGCCCTGGTCCTCACAGTCGATGTGCCCTATACGGGAAAACGTCGCGACGACATCCGCAATCAGTTCAAGCTGCCACCACACCTCAAAGTCAAGAACTTTGATGGAGTGTTCCAG CAGGAGACTGGAGGCCCAGAGGAGTATGGGATCCCAGCCAACACCTTGGATCCCTCCATCAGTTGGAAGGACGTGTACTGGCTGCAGTCCATCACCCGCCTGCCTATTATCATCAAGGGTATCCTGACTAAAGAGGACGCTGAGCTGGCTGTAGAGCACGGCGTCCAGGGCATCATTGTATCAAACCACGGGGGTAGGCAGCTGGACGGAGGCCCGGCCTCG ATTGATGCGCTGTCAGAGATCGTGGACACAGTCCAGGGCAGGATCGAGGTCTACGTGGATGGAGGAATAAGGACAGGAAGTGATGTGCTGAAAGCGCTGGCGCTGGGAGCCAAGTGTGTGTTCATTGGCCGACCAGCAGTGTGGGGTCTTGCATACAAG GGTGAAGAAGGAGTGAGGGAAGTGCTACAAATCTTAAATGACGAGTTTCGTTTGTCCATGGCTTTATCGG GTTGCAGGAATGTGGCTGAAATCAACAGGAACCTCATTCAGTTCTCTAAACTCTAA